A genomic segment from Streptomyces sp. NBC_00654 encodes:
- a CDS encoding DNA repair ATPase translates to MNSTSAMDAGTYEVLRDRLGAQAGELARRAEALNARRTEEFGSTELALAGTGNLRTGQPSVPRDIVAVGDRLLLGHNVSPGPRPGTAVGDVFALHDRDLERLPEDAVPGLLDDPAFRREFAALYRYFREARLLRLRHVEGKLLAVFRTGEKSDDIRVLRWTLDADGRAAFLDARGERDHVLPPSHDVEWTAATREDHVLGRHPHVSIGGEVFVATVGGTLTVKSVDDTGTGEGIHSEPVDDPLQSLADAEIEYARVGPLVLLRVRPYKEERRRHLVFNGVTGTVTRLDGIGQACRRLPEDQGVVFPGGYYLTSGEAKTFDTGAHADDASGDEAMEFERTVRSPNGEDVLYEFRARLAGRSLLLPYNIIRKAVATPVSCYGHALFDDGTLLVLRDGSDEPSRVHPVQRWRSPFVSDTHAAARTPGTGALSRIGNADLVRGISDCLSIARGVSGTEPTTGVYGTLVTACVRAGDRYHWLGDPEAGDLRTPLDQVRATAEQVLSEFETVTALTRRAAEALEESAGTIASLVRRVRGEVPDGAAGWVDRLTALRRAQGQLLTLKEMRYADTGRIDEVAAATDADIASLARRAVAFLEREDAFADFHEDIDRLAEEAGAIGTVAAAEPIAARLDERAEGLRTVTEVVAGLDIGDATLRTSVLERIAEVLGGVNRSRALLDARRRELRVHEGRAEFAAESALFGQSVTGALAAADTPDGCERQLAGLLLQLENLESRFADSDTFLTDLGAKRTEVYEAFSARAQTLRDDRSRRAERLATSAVRVLETVTRRAATLADADAVSTYFASDPMTARIRRIAEELRGLGEEVRAGELEGRLKAARQEAARALRDRTELYADGGRTVRLGRHRFAVNTQSLELTLVPQDDGLAFALTGTDYRSPVTDPEFAATRPYWGRSLPSESDGVYRAEYLAVRLLTEHGPEALAGADLPALVRSAAEAAYDEGYERGVHDHDATAILGALLRLHEGAGLLRYPPSARAEAQLFWAHGTTGPGRASWLRRMTSLARARAAFGPSPAIEGLRTELATAMGGPAMDLAAEYLFEELTRGPDGFATSAAARTLLDAFRRAAGGAYDEDLAALDSLADRRQLVEAWLASFTAATGGPAAPEDLAEAVALELCPGLDRYEAKAPLSETVDGLLGTHPRVTGRRLTLRIDEVLARTRDFTTRDAAGFRDYQRRRAALVAAEHARLRLDEYRPRVMSAFVRNRLLDEVFLPLIGDNLAKQLGTTGESRRTDTHGLLLLISPPGYGKTTLMEYVADRLGLVLVTVNGPALGHTVTSLDPAEAPNATARREVEKINFALETGNNTLLHIDDIQHTSPELLQKFISLCDTTRRMEGVREGRSRTYDLRGKRFAVCMAGNPYTEAGRRFRIPDMLANRADVWNLGDVLTGKEDAFAFSFIENALTSNAVLAPLAGRDRADLDLFVRLAEGDPTARADRLGHPGTPAERERVLAVLRHLLTARATVLAVNAAYIASAAQPDATRTEPPFQLQGSYRNMNRIAARVDPVMNDAELAAVIEDHYTGEAQTLTTGAEANLLKLAELRSTLTPAQSARWAEVKAAHVRARTLGGPEGDPLTRAVAALGLLADRIAAVESAIDRAGDPRNALANPLARHAVRPVAPGPGSGCRATAGGAPGPVSGPVSGPGDAPVSP, encoded by the coding sequence ATGAACAGCACGTCCGCCATGGACGCGGGTACCTACGAGGTGCTGCGGGACCGGCTCGGCGCGCAGGCCGGCGAGCTGGCCCGCCGGGCCGAGGCGCTCAACGCCCGCCGCACCGAGGAGTTCGGCTCCACCGAGCTGGCCCTGGCGGGCACCGGGAACCTGCGCACCGGGCAGCCGTCCGTGCCCCGTGACATCGTCGCCGTGGGGGACCGGCTGCTCCTCGGCCACAACGTGTCCCCGGGTCCGCGGCCCGGAACGGCGGTGGGCGATGTCTTCGCCCTGCACGACCGCGATCTGGAGCGGCTCCCCGAGGACGCCGTTCCCGGTCTGCTCGACGACCCCGCGTTCCGGCGGGAGTTCGCCGCCCTGTACCGCTACTTCCGCGAGGCCCGGCTGCTGAGGCTCCGGCACGTCGAGGGGAAACTCCTCGCCGTCTTCCGGACCGGGGAGAAGAGCGACGACATCCGCGTCCTGCGGTGGACCCTGGACGCGGACGGCAGGGCCGCGTTCCTGGACGCCCGTGGTGAGCGGGACCATGTCCTGCCCCCGTCGCACGACGTCGAGTGGACCGCCGCCACCCGTGAGGACCATGTCCTGGGCCGCCACCCGCATGTGTCCATCGGCGGCGAGGTGTTCGTCGCCACGGTCGGCGGCACGCTCACCGTGAAGAGCGTGGACGACACCGGGACGGGCGAGGGGATCCACTCGGAGCCGGTCGACGACCCCCTCCAGTCGCTCGCCGACGCCGAGATCGAGTACGCGCGGGTGGGGCCGCTGGTCCTGCTGCGCGTGCGCCCGTACAAGGAGGAGCGGCGGCGCCACCTCGTCTTCAACGGCGTCACCGGGACCGTGACGCGGCTCGACGGCATCGGCCAGGCGTGCCGTCGTCTTCCCGAGGACCAGGGGGTCGTCTTCCCCGGCGGCTACTACCTCACCTCCGGCGAGGCGAAGACGTTCGACACCGGAGCCCACGCCGACGACGCGTCCGGCGACGAGGCCATGGAGTTCGAGCGGACGGTGCGCTCGCCGAACGGCGAGGACGTGCTGTACGAGTTCCGCGCCCGGCTCGCGGGCCGCAGCCTTCTCCTCCCGTACAACATCATCCGCAAGGCCGTCGCCACACCGGTCTCCTGTTACGGCCACGCGCTCTTCGACGACGGCACGCTCCTGGTGCTGCGCGACGGGTCCGACGAGCCGTCCCGGGTGCACCCCGTCCAGCGGTGGCGCTCCCCGTTCGTCTCCGACACCCACGCCGCCGCGCGGACCCCCGGCACCGGCGCCCTGTCCCGCATCGGCAACGCGGACCTGGTGCGGGGCATCTCCGACTGCCTCTCGATCGCCCGCGGCGTGTCCGGGACGGAACCCACCACCGGGGTGTACGGGACGCTCGTCACCGCCTGCGTACGGGCCGGGGACCGCTACCACTGGCTCGGTGACCCGGAGGCCGGTGATCTGCGCACACCGCTGGACCAGGTACGGGCCACGGCCGAGCAGGTGCTGTCCGAGTTCGAGACCGTGACGGCGCTGACCCGCCGGGCCGCCGAGGCGCTGGAGGAATCCGCCGGGACCATCGCTTCGCTGGTACGCCGCGTCCGCGGGGAGGTACCCGACGGCGCCGCCGGCTGGGTGGACCGGCTGACCGCGCTGCGGCGGGCACAGGGACAGCTGCTCACCCTCAAGGAGATGCGGTACGCGGACACCGGGCGCATCGACGAAGTGGCCGCCGCGACCGACGCCGACATCGCGTCCCTCGCACGGCGTGCCGTCGCGTTCCTGGAGCGGGAGGACGCCTTCGCCGACTTCCACGAGGACATCGACCGGCTCGCCGAGGAGGCCGGGGCCATCGGCACCGTCGCCGCGGCGGAGCCGATCGCCGCGCGGCTGGACGAACGGGCCGAGGGGCTGCGGACCGTCACCGAGGTGGTGGCCGGGCTCGACATCGGCGATGCCACCCTGCGCACCTCCGTCCTGGAGCGGATCGCCGAGGTGCTCGGCGGGGTCAACCGGTCCCGCGCCCTGCTCGACGCCCGCCGCCGGGAACTCCGCGTCCATGAGGGCCGGGCCGAATTCGCCGCGGAATCCGCCCTGTTCGGCCAGTCCGTCACGGGTGCGCTCGCCGCCGCGGACACTCCGGACGGCTGCGAGCGGCAGCTCGCCGGGCTGCTGCTCCAGCTGGAGAACCTGGAGTCCCGGTTCGCGGACTCCGACACCTTCCTCACCGACCTCGGTGCCAAGCGCACCGAGGTGTACGAGGCGTTCTCGGCGCGCGCGCAGACCCTTCGGGACGACCGCTCCCGCCGCGCCGAGCGGCTGGCGACCTCGGCCGTCCGGGTGCTGGAGACCGTCACCCGCCGGGCGGCGACGCTGGCCGATGCCGACGCGGTCAGCACCTACTTCGCCTCCGACCCCATGACCGCGCGGATCCGCCGGATCGCCGAGGAACTGCGCGGGCTGGGCGAGGAGGTGCGGGCCGGGGAGCTGGAAGGCCGGCTCAAGGCGGCCCGGCAGGAGGCCGCCCGCGCGCTGCGCGACCGCACCGAGCTGTACGCGGACGGCGGCCGGACGGTGCGCCTGGGCCGGCACCGGTTCGCCGTCAACACCCAGTCCCTGGAACTCACCCTGGTCCCGCAGGACGACGGGCTCGCCTTCGCCCTCACCGGCACCGACTACCGCTCACCCGTCACCGACCCGGAGTTCGCGGCCACCCGCCCCTACTGGGGCCGGTCGCTGCCGTCCGAGAGCGACGGTGTCTACCGCGCCGAATACCTCGCCGTACGCCTGCTCACCGAGCACGGGCCCGAGGCCCTGGCCGGGGCCGACCTGCCCGCCCTCGTGCGGAGCGCCGCCGAGGCCGCCTACGACGAGGGCTACGAGCGGGGTGTCCACGACCACGACGCCACCGCGATCCTCGGCGCGCTGCTGCGCCTGCACGAGGGCGCGGGACTGCTGCGCTACCCGCCCTCGGCACGCGCCGAGGCCCAGCTGTTCTGGGCGCACGGCACGACCGGGCCGGGCCGCGCGTCCTGGCTGCGGCGCATGACCTCGCTGGCCCGCGCCCGCGCCGCGTTCGGACCCTCCCCCGCGATCGAGGGCCTGCGGACCGAGCTGGCCACCGCCATGGGCGGTCCCGCCATGGACCTCGCCGCCGAGTACCTCTTCGAGGAGCTGACCCGCGGGCCGGACGGCTTCGCCACGAGCGCGGCCGCCCGCACCCTGCTCGACGCGTTCCGCCGTGCGGCGGGCGGCGCCTACGACGAGGATCTGGCGGCGCTGGACTCCCTGGCCGACCGGCGTCAGCTCGTCGAGGCCTGGCTGGCCTCGTTCACCGCCGCGACCGGCGGGCCCGCCGCGCCCGAGGACCTCGCGGAGGCGGTGGCCCTCGAACTCTGCCCGGGGCTCGACCGGTACGAGGCGAAGGCGCCCCTGTCCGAGACGGTCGACGGGCTGCTCGGCACCCACCCGCGCGTCACCGGCCGCCGGCTCACCCTCCGTATCGACGAAGTGCTCGCCCGGACACGGGACTTCACCACCCGGGACGCGGCCGGATTCCGTGACTACCAGCGTCGGCGGGCCGCGCTCGTCGCCGCCGAGCACGCCCGTCTGCGCCTCGACGAGTACCGCCCCCGGGTGATGTCCGCCTTCGTCCGCAACCGTCTCCTCGACGAGGTCTTCCTCCCCCTCATCGGCGACAACCTCGCCAAGCAGCTCGGCACCACCGGCGAGAGCAGGCGGACCGACACCCATGGCCTGCTGCTGCTCATCTCACCGCCCGGCTACGGCAAGACGACGCTCATGGAGTACGTCGCCGACCGGCTCGGACTGGTCCTGGTCACGGTCAACGGCCCGGCCCTCGGGCACACGGTGACCTCGCTGGACCCCGCCGAGGCCCCCAACGCCACCGCCCGCCGGGAGGTCGAGAAGATCAACTTCGCGCTGGAGACCGGCAACAACACCCTGCTCCACATCGACGACATCCAGCACACCTCGCCCGAACTCCTCCAGAAGTTCATCTCGTTGTGCGACACCACCCGCCGGATGGAGGGCGTCCGCGAGGGCCGAAGCCGCACCTACGACCTGCGGGGCAAGCGCTTCGCCGTCTGTATGGCGGGCAACCCCTACACCGAGGCCGGCCGGCGCTTCCGCATCCCCGACATGCTCGCCAACCGGGCCGACGTCTGGAATCTCGGCGACGTCCTCACCGGCAAGGAGGACGCCTTCGCGTTCAGCTTCATCGAGAACGCCCTGACCTCCAACGCCGTCCTCGCTCCGCTCGCCGGGCGGGACCGCGCCGACCTCGACCTGTTCGTACGCCTCGCGGAGGGCGACCCCACCGCACGCGCCGACCGGCTCGGCCACCCGGGCACCCCGGCCGAGCGGGAGCGGGTCCTCGCCGTGCTGCGGCACCTGCTCACCGCGCGGGCCACCGTCCTGGCGGTCAACGCGGCCTACATCGCCTCCGCCGCGCAGCCCGACGCCACACGCACCGAGCCCCCGTTCCAGCTGCAGGGCTCCTACCGCAACATGAACAGGATCGCCGCACGCGTCGACCCCGTGATGAACGACGCGGAACTCGCCGCCGTCATCGAGGACCACTACACCGGCGAGGCCCAGACCCTCACCACCGGCGCCGAGGCCAACCTCCTCAAGCTCGCCGAACTGCGCTCCACGCTCACCCCCGCGCAGTCCGCCCGCTGGGCCGAGGTCAAGGCCGCCCATGTGCGCGCCAGGACGCTCGGCGGCCCGGAGGGCGATCCGCTCACGCGCGCCGTCGCGGCGCTCGGCCTGCTGGCCGACCGGATCGCCGCCGTCGAGTCGGCGATCGACCGGGCCGGGGACCCCCGAAACGCGCTCGCCAACCCGCTCGCCCGGCACGCGGTACGGCCGGTGGCACCGGGCCCGGGATCCGGCTGCCGGGCCACCGCCGGGGGCGCCCCGGGCCCCGTGTCCGGCCCCGTGTCCGGCCCCGGAGATGCCCCTGTTTCCCCGTGA
- a CDS encoding ATP-binding protein: MTFPQGPVFWALVVVALVAVGAVLRARTTNIRLRRHNSELRKERDTLLRQRDELHVAHNSLLHRHASELSEVRKDAEEETKAVLKAAVRTLQGLADEQQVVLEKAQHKYGDDPGMLADLMAIDHANSQFGRRAQGIAVLCGGWLGRRETVASVFDVARSAQGRIRQFDRVRVNGQVNFSVVSKAVEPVAVVLAELLANATNYSAPGTPVEINIQAVPTGVCLIVDDAGLGMGQEEKDRAADLLSPRAAISVSSLGIPPQFGFAVSGMLAARYGFKISVDSVSPYGGVRAVVLLPDELLTSEVPPAPDAPTHDASEFSRHRTPTPPPTPLFPPAAPLPEAAPQYAGPVTTAGGLPKRRRKSPVSAVPSTDSGPARSNEESASRLGAFQRGTRSGRDTTTMEGPEIQ; encoded by the coding sequence ATGACATTTCCGCAGGGCCCTGTCTTCTGGGCACTGGTTGTCGTAGCACTGGTCGCTGTGGGTGCCGTTCTGCGGGCTCGCACGACCAACATCAGACTGCGCAGACACAACTCCGAACTCCGCAAGGAACGCGACACGCTGCTCCGGCAGCGCGACGAGCTCCATGTCGCCCACAACAGCCTGCTCCACCGGCACGCCTCGGAGCTCTCCGAGGTCCGCAAGGACGCCGAGGAGGAGACCAAGGCCGTCCTCAAGGCCGCCGTGCGTACCCTCCAGGGTCTCGCGGACGAGCAGCAGGTGGTCCTGGAGAAGGCCCAGCACAAGTACGGCGACGACCCCGGGATGCTCGCCGACCTGATGGCCATCGACCACGCCAACAGCCAGTTCGGGCGGCGCGCCCAGGGCATCGCCGTACTGTGCGGCGGCTGGCTCGGCCGCCGGGAGACCGTCGCCTCGGTCTTCGACGTGGCCCGCAGCGCCCAGGGGCGGATCCGGCAGTTCGACCGGGTGCGCGTCAACGGACAGGTGAACTTCTCGGTCGTCAGCAAGGCCGTCGAGCCGGTGGCCGTGGTCCTCGCAGAGCTGCTGGCCAACGCCACCAACTACTCCGCCCCCGGCACCCCGGTGGAGATCAACATCCAGGCCGTCCCCACCGGCGTCTGCCTCATCGTGGACGACGCCGGACTCGGCATGGGCCAGGAGGAGAAGGACCGCGCGGCGGACCTCCTCTCGCCCCGGGCGGCGATCAGCGTCTCCAGCCTGGGCATCCCGCCGCAGTTCGGGTTCGCCGTCTCCGGCATGCTGGCCGCCCGCTACGGGTTCAAGATCTCGGTGGACTCCGTTTCCCCCTATGGAGGCGTACGCGCGGTGGTTCTTCTGCCCGACGAGCTTCTCACCAGCGAGGTGCCCCCGGCCCCCGACGCCCCCACGCACGACGCGTCGGAGTTCTCCCGGCACCGGACCCCCACGCCGCCGCCCACTCCGCTGTTCCCGCCGGCCGCCCCGCTGCCGGAGGCCGCCCCGCAGTACGCGGGACCGGTCACCACCGCCGGCGGTCTGCCCAAGCGTCGCCGCAAGAGCCCCGTGTCAGCGGTGCCGTCGACCGACTCCGGGCCGGCCCGCAGCAACGAGGAGTCCGCTTCCCGGCTGGGTGCGTTCCAGCGCGGTACGCGGTCCGGGCGTGACACGACGACGATGGAAGGACCCGAGATCCAGTGA
- a CDS encoding roadblock/LC7 domain-containing protein: MNPDLSWVLNDVLQVPGARHAILVSADGLLLANSSEIGRDDAETVAAAMSSMQSLSRAVAPFIGTQSPGRWRQTLLEYEDGWIFLIAAGAGAYLAATAAADVDMEAMSFRMQQQVTALGKAMTTPPRQNAGSDA, encoded by the coding sequence GTGAACCCCGATCTCTCGTGGGTACTGAACGACGTACTCCAGGTACCCGGCGCACGGCACGCGATCCTCGTGTCCGCCGACGGCCTGTTGCTGGCCAACTCCAGTGAGATCGGCCGGGACGACGCGGAGACCGTCGCGGCGGCCATGAGCTCCATGCAGTCGCTCAGCCGGGCCGTCGCCCCCTTCATCGGGACCCAGTCCCCCGGGCGCTGGCGGCAGACGCTCCTGGAGTACGAGGACGGCTGGATCTTCCTGATCGCGGCGGGCGCCGGCGCCTACCTCGCGGCGACCGCCGCGGCCGACGTGGACATGGAGGCCATGTCCTTCCGTATGCAGCAGCAGGTCACCGCGCTGGGGAAGGCGATGACCACTCCTCCCCGCCAGAACGCGGGAAGCGACGCATGA
- a CDS encoding cytochrome P450: MGDVVRAPWNGYFVTGFDACSQVLRGRHWLAPDFAWQERQDDTGRWDAVATQEMTKTLSRLNAPAHTCQRRSLGNLFDRSTIERLAPQVEGHVTRLLDELADKLRWGEADLVSTVSEQLPISTIGSWLGIPPEDHPHILEITHNQVHAQELLPTRSQLAVSAEATAQLRAYFTDLVARRRAAPGDDVLTGWIHTWDGLEPDRETADEVLYRLTMFVTIASLETTATLLSSMVALLLEEPGRWAWLREHPEHIDAAIDEVLRYDPPIHINSRIAAEDTVLAGVPIAKDSMVHVLYGAANHDPRRNEDPDTFDILRGGGHLTFGGGVHYCLGAALARLEARTLLTALLDRFPALRAAAPPDYASRMVFRRVTSMSVTA; the protein is encoded by the coding sequence ATGGGGGACGTCGTCCGCGCTCCGTGGAACGGCTATTTCGTCACCGGTTTCGACGCGTGCAGCCAGGTGCTGCGCGGCCGCCACTGGCTGGCGCCCGACTTCGCCTGGCAGGAACGCCAGGACGACACCGGGCGCTGGGACGCGGTCGCCACCCAGGAGATGACCAAGACCCTCTCCCGCCTCAACGCCCCCGCGCACACCTGCCAGCGCCGCAGCCTCGGCAACCTCTTCGACCGCTCGACCATCGAGCGGCTGGCCCCGCAGGTCGAGGGGCATGTCACCCGCCTCCTCGACGAGCTGGCCGACAAGCTCCGGTGGGGCGAGGCCGACCTCGTCAGCACCGTCAGCGAACAGCTCCCGATCAGCACCATCGGCTCCTGGCTGGGCATCCCGCCCGAGGACCATCCGCACATCCTGGAGATCACCCACAACCAGGTGCACGCCCAGGAGCTGCTGCCCACCAGGAGCCAGCTCGCCGTGTCCGCCGAGGCGACGGCGCAACTGCGCGCGTACTTCACCGACCTGGTCGCGCGGCGCCGTGCCGCTCCCGGCGATGACGTCCTGACCGGCTGGATCCACACCTGGGACGGGCTCGAACCCGACCGTGAGACGGCGGACGAGGTCCTCTACCGCCTCACCATGTTCGTCACCATCGCCTCGCTGGAGACCACCGCGACCCTGCTGTCGTCCATGGTGGCGCTGCTGCTGGAGGAGCCCGGCCGGTGGGCCTGGCTGCGGGAGCACCCCGAGCACATCGACGCGGCGATCGACGAGGTCCTGCGGTACGACCCGCCCATACACATCAACAGCCGGATCGCCGCCGAGGACACCGTCCTGGCCGGAGTCCCGATCGCGAAGGACAGCATGGTCCACGTCCTGTACGGGGCCGCCAACCACGACCCCCGGCGCAACGAGGACCCCGACACCTTCGACATCCTGCGCGGCGGCGGCCACCTCACCTTCGGCGGCGGTGTGCACTACTGCCTGGGCGCGGCGCTCGCCCGCCTGGAGGCCCGTACGCTGCTCACCGCGCTGCTGGACCGCTTCCCGGCCCTGCGCGCCGCCGCACCACCCGACTACGCCTCCCGCATGGTCTTCCGGCGGGTGACCTCGATGAGCGTGACGGCATGA
- a CDS encoding ATP/GTP-binding protein, with translation MDSRSGSAENMYVPDAVQRAAKILVVGHFAVGKTTLIGTLSEITPLRTEERMTQAGAHIDDLRGAPDKKTTTVALDFGRLTLSDELVLYLFGTPGQQRFVELWEDMARGSLGALLLVDPARLADTFPVIDLVETYGLEYAVAVNSFDQQSQHAEAELREALDLLPDTPVVYCDARDRNSSAQALITLVRHLLAHAA, from the coding sequence ATGGACTCCAGGTCCGGTTCGGCTGAGAACATGTATGTGCCGGACGCGGTGCAGCGTGCGGCGAAGATCCTCGTCGTCGGACACTTCGCCGTGGGCAAGACGACGCTCATCGGCACTCTCTCCGAGATCACCCCGCTGCGCACCGAGGAACGGATGACGCAGGCCGGGGCGCACATCGACGATCTCCGGGGCGCGCCCGACAAGAAGACCACCACGGTCGCGCTGGACTTCGGCAGGCTGACCCTGAGCGACGAGCTGGTCCTGTACCTGTTCGGTACGCCCGGCCAGCAGCGCTTCGTGGAGCTGTGGGAGGACATGGCGCGGGGCTCGCTCGGCGCCCTGCTCCTGGTCGACCCGGCCCGTCTGGCGGACACCTTCCCGGTCATCGACCTGGTCGAGACGTACGGCCTGGAGTACGCGGTCGCGGTCAACAGCTTCGACCAGCAGTCCCAGCACGCCGAGGCCGAGCTGCGCGAGGCGCTCGACCTGCTGCCCGACACCCCGGTCGTGTACTGCGACGCCCGGGACCGGAACTCGTCAGCACAGGCACTGATCACCCTGGTCCGGCACCTTCTCGCGCACGCGGCCTGA
- a CDS encoding DUF742 domain-containing protein produces the protein MTAPGEEQQVSSGFVRSYVITGGRGLPAAEDLSLVTLVTLAPDAAPPPNQSPEVRAIWELCSGGYLSVAEVAGHLELPVGVARLLLKDLAEQGHLLRRKAPPPAQLVDRKILEEVLHGLQVRFG, from the coding sequence ATGACGGCGCCGGGCGAGGAGCAGCAGGTCAGCAGCGGGTTCGTCCGGTCCTATGTCATCACCGGCGGGCGCGGGCTGCCCGCCGCGGAGGACCTCTCCCTCGTCACCCTGGTCACGCTCGCCCCGGACGCGGCACCGCCGCCGAACCAGAGCCCCGAGGTCCGGGCGATCTGGGAGCTGTGCTCGGGCGGCTATCTGTCGGTGGCCGAGGTGGCGGGGCATCTGGAGCTGCCCGTCGGAGTGGCGCGCCTGCTGCTGAAGGATTTAGCGGAACAGGGGCATCTGCTCCGCCGCAAGGCCCCGCCACCGGCCCAACTCGTTGACAGGAAGATCCTCGAAGAGGTGTTGCATGGACTCCAGGTCCGGTTCGGCTGA
- a CDS encoding cytochrome P450, whose translation MDSQPGATPYSAPAGCPMHQEGQSSLYGPEFASDPHRVYDAFRANGPASPIELAPGVEATLVVQHEAALRVLQNPALFPRDSRRWAALREGRVPLDSPVLPMMAYRPNCLFTDGAEHLRLRKAVTESLGRLSSSRLSRDVERIGDYLIDQFIERGSADLLGEYAKLLPLLLFNQLFGCPGDIGDRLTRGMSAIFDGEDVLRANAELTECLMELVALKRRQPGEDITSWLIQHPAGLRDEELKDQLVMLMGAGVEPERNLIANALLLLLAGDASGPGPERRGTGMLVEDALDDVLWNNPPIANYATHYPIQDIDLDGVTLRAGTPVLISFAAANSDPALTGARQTLSKGAHLAWGAGPHVCPAKSPAQLIALTAIEKILNTVPDLTLAVQASGVEWRPGPFHRALVSLPVRFSPTAARGTAPGARPAAQPAAQPAPNSAVPHHHAAESHKKPKGWWSSFLDVFRV comes from the coding sequence ATGGACTCTCAGCCGGGAGCCACCCCGTACAGCGCCCCCGCTGGGTGCCCCATGCACCAGGAGGGGCAGAGCTCGCTCTACGGGCCGGAGTTCGCGTCCGACCCGCACCGGGTGTACGACGCGTTCCGCGCGAACGGGCCCGCCTCGCCGATCGAGCTGGCCCCCGGGGTGGAGGCCACGCTCGTCGTGCAGCACGAGGCCGCGCTCCGGGTTCTGCAGAACCCGGCGCTCTTCCCCCGCGACTCGCGCCGGTGGGCCGCGCTGCGCGAGGGCCGGGTGCCGCTCGACAGCCCGGTGCTGCCGATGATGGCGTACCGGCCCAACTGCCTGTTCACGGACGGCGCCGAGCACCTGCGGCTGCGCAAGGCGGTGACCGAGAGCCTCGGGCGCCTGAGCTCCAGCCGCCTCAGCCGGGACGTCGAGCGCATCGGTGACTACCTCATCGACCAGTTCATCGAGCGCGGCAGCGCCGACCTGCTGGGCGAGTACGCCAAGCTCCTGCCGCTGCTGCTGTTCAACCAGCTGTTCGGCTGCCCCGGTGACATCGGTGACCGGCTGACCCGCGGCATGTCCGCCATCTTCGACGGCGAGGACGTCCTGCGGGCCAACGCGGAACTGACGGAATGCCTGATGGAGCTGGTCGCGCTGAAGCGCCGCCAGCCGGGCGAGGACATCACCTCCTGGCTCATCCAGCACCCGGCGGGCCTGCGCGACGAGGAACTCAAGGACCAGCTCGTCATGCTGATGGGCGCGGGCGTGGAGCCGGAGCGCAATCTCATCGCCAACGCGCTGCTGCTCCTGCTGGCCGGGGACGCCTCCGGCCCGGGGCCGGAGCGGCGCGGTACCGGGATGCTCGTCGAGGACGCGCTCGACGACGTGCTGTGGAACAACCCGCCCATCGCCAACTACGCGACGCACTACCCGATCCAGGACATCGACCTGGACGGGGTGACCCTGCGGGCCGGCACCCCGGTCCTGATCAGTTTCGCCGCCGCGAACAGCGACCCCGCGCTCACCGGCGCCCGCCAGACCCTGAGCAAGGGCGCCCATCTGGCCTGGGGTGCGGGCCCCCATGTCTGCCCGGCCAAGTCGCCCGCGCAGCTCATCGCCCTCACCGCGATCGAGAAGATCCTCAACACGGTGCCGGACCTCACCCTGGCCGTGCAGGCCTCGGGCGTCGAGTGGCGGCCGGGCCCGTTCCACCGGGCCCTGGTCTCCCTGCCGGTGCGCTTCAGCCCGACCGCCGCACGCGGCACCGCCCCCGGCGCACGACCGGCCGCACAGCCTGCCGCGCAGCCGGCCCCCAACTCCGCGGTCCCGCATCATCACGCTGCGGAGTCGCACAAGAAGCCCAAGGGCTGGTGGAGCTCGTTCCTCGACGTCTTCCGGGTGTGA